Proteins encoded by one window of Macaca fascicularis isolate 582-1 chromosome 10, T2T-MFA8v1.1:
- the WFDC10B gene encoding protein WFDC10B — translation MASQSLLPVLVLCVLLLLQAQGGYYDKMRMQRIKVCEKRPSIDLCIHHCSYFQKCEANNICCSAFCGNVCMSIL, via the exons ATGGCATCCCAGTCTCTGCTGCCTGTCCTGGTTCTCTgtgtgctgctgctgcttcagGCCCAGGGAGGATACTATGACAAGATGAGGATGCAGA GAATCAAGGTCTGTGAGAAGCGACCCAGCATAGATCTATGCATCCACCACTGTTCATATTTCCAAAAGTGTGAAGCAAATAACATATGCTGTTCAGCCTTCTGTGGGAACGTTTGCATGAGCATCCTGTGA